The proteins below come from a single Aegilops tauschii subsp. strangulata cultivar AL8/78 chromosome 6, Aet v6.0, whole genome shotgun sequence genomic window:
- the LOC109748375 gene encoding kinesin-like protein KIN-7D, chloroplastic: MATRPASRQRRAAKGSQQQQVQQQSGSPTSTATTSSSRLAPEMMSSLEGPASPRLVAGLDNADADDDQAATKENVTVTVRFRPLSPREIRQGEEVAWYADGDTVVRSEQNPNVGYAYDRVFAPTTTTRQVYDVAAQHVVSGAMEGIYGTIFAYGVTSSGKTHTMHGDQRSPGIIPLAVKDAFSIIQETPNREFLLRVSYLEIYNEVVNDLLNPAGQSLRIREDPQGTFVEGIKEEVVLSPAHALSLIAAGEEHRHVGSTNFNLLSSRSHTIFTLTIESSSYGDSNEGEAVTFSQLNLIDLAGSESSRAETTGVRRKEGSYINKSLLTLGTVISKLTDGKATHIPFRDSKLTRLLQSSLSGQGRVSLICTVTPASSNSEETHNTLKFAHRAKRIEVQASQNKIIDEKSLIKKYQNEIRRLKEELEQLKMGIITGTPLKDAEDDNMILWKQKLEDGNVKLQSRLEQEEEAKSALLARIQRLTKLILVSTKATPTSRFSPHPGPRRRHSFGEEELAYLPYRRRDIMLDNESNELLTPGEGFGVTPEDSSKEEKKNRKGLLNWFKIRKRDGGASTLTSSECDKSSLTKSTAPSTPIGESLNFPAEPRISTSLVNESESADMLSMGHGDFPSDGLTGEEASLASTKTIDHVDLLREQLKILSGEVALHTSVLKRLTEEAGRNLNSEKIQMKMKKISDEIKAKQQQISSLEKQMPHSLSNSQVKVDKLDLSPSYGELLEQLNEKSFELEVKVADNRVIQEQLQEKTTECMELQEAVACLKEHLSQALQAKDSLSNSIMMQNSSGVNHEEQHSDQEKPVSRDISAEQLQKEQQSLELGELKQRVHELTEVKAQLEARNQKLLEESTYAKGLASAAGVELKALSEEVTKLMNQNEKLASELTSQRSPTPRRVSNGPRGTARRESMSRRNEPASRRDGNAREERERALEIILAENEQKEAELQRKVEESKQKEAFLESELANMWVLVAKLKKSRGDDDHEDLEAKYNGS, encoded by the exons ATGGCGACGCGCCCGGCCTCGCGCCAGCGGAGGGCGGCCAAGGGCTCGCAGCAGCAGCAGGTTCAGCAGCAGTCGGGCTCGCCGACGTCGACGGCGACCACGTCGTCGTCGCGGCTCGCGCCGGAGATGATGTCGTCGCTCGAGGGCCCCGCGTCGCCGCGGCTCGTCGCGGGGCTGGACAACGCCGACGCCGACGACGACCAGGCCGCCACCAAGGAGAACGTCACCGTCACCGTCCGCTTCCGCCCGCTCAG CCCGCGGGAGATTCGGCAGGGGGAGGAGGTCGCGTGGTACGCCGACGGCGACACGGTCGTGCGGAGCGAGCAGAACCCCAACGTTGGCTACGCCTACG ATCGGGTTTTTGCACCGACTACTACAACCCGCCAAGTATATGATGTTGCAGCTCAACATGTTGTCAGTGGTGCCATGGAGGGCATATATG GAACAATATTTGCGTATGGCGTTACAAGCAGTGGAAAGACACATACGATGCAT GGAGATCAAAGATCCCCAGGAATAATACCTTTGGCTGTCAAAGATGCATTTAGCATTATACAGGAG ACCCCAAATCGCGAGTTTCTCCTGCGTGTGTCATACTTGGAAATTTATAACGAG GTTGTCAATGATCTACTCAATCCTGCAGGACAGAGCTTACGAATTAGAGAGGATCCTCAG GGAACGTTTGTCGAGGGTATCAAAGAAGAAGTGGTATTATCTCCTGCACATGCTCTGTCCCTAATTGCAGCTGGAGAAG AGCATAGACATGTTGGATCCACTAACTTCAATCTACTAAGTAGTAGAAGTCATACAATTTTTACACTG ACAATAGAGAGCAGCTCTTATGGCGACTCTAATGAAGGGGAAGCAGTCACCTTCTCACAGCTG AACCTCATCGACCTGGCAGGTTCAGAGAGCTCAAGGGCAGAAACAACTGGAGTACGCCGGAAGGAAGGATCTTACATCAATAAAAGCTTGCTAACTCTTGGAACT GTGATATCAAAACTGACTGATGGAAAAGCTACACATATTCCGTTTCGAGATTCAAAATTAACACGGCTACTTCAGTCATCCTTGAGTGGACAAGGGCGCGTTTCA CTAATTTGCACAGTGACCCCGGCATCAAGCAACTCCGAAGAGACCCACAACACACTAAAATTTGCCCACCGTGCAAAGCGCATTGAGGTCCAAGCATCACAAAACAAG ATAATTGATGAAAAATCTTTGATAAAGAAATACCAGAATGAGATTCGCAGATTAAAGGAAGAGCTAGAACAGCTGAAAATGGGTATAATTACTGGAACTCCGTTAAAAGATGCCGAAGACGATAATATGATCCTTTGGAAGCAGAAG CTAGAAGATGGTAACGTCAAGTTGCAATCAAGACTTGAACAAGAAGAGGAAGCTAAATCTGCTTTGCTTGCAAGGATACAGCGGCTCACAAAACTTATCCTTGTTTCCACAAAGGCAACTCCGACTTCTAGATTTTCTCCACATCCTGGGCCAAGAAGGAGACACTCTTTTGGGGAAGAGGAG CTGGCTTACCTCCCGTACAGAAGGCGAGATATCATGTTGGATAATGAAAGCAatgaattactcactcctggCGAAGGATTTGGTGTGACACCTGAAGACTCTTCGAAGGAGGAGAAAAAGAACAGGAAAGGACTTCTTAACTGGTTCAAAATTCGG AAACGCGATGGTGGAGCTTCTACTCTAACAAGTTCAGAATGCGATAAGTCCAGTTTGACTAAATCAACTGCTCCTTCAACACCTATTGGGGAGAGTCTGAATTTTCCTGCAGAACCAAGAATATCAACTTCGTTGGTTAATGAGAGTGAATCAGCTGATATGCTGAGCATGGGCCATGGGGATTTTCCTTCTGATGGTCTTACTGGAGAAGAAGCATCTCTG GCGAGCACAAAAACAATCGACCATGTTGACTTACTAAGAGAGCAATTAAAGATTCTATCAGGGGAGGTTGCACTTCATACAAGTGTTCTAAAGCGCCTCACCGAGGAAGCTGGAAGAAACCTGAATAGTGAGAAAATTCAG ATGAAAATGAAGAAGATCAGCGACGAAATTAAGGCAAAGCAGCAGCAGATATCATCTTTGGAAAAACAGATGCCTCATTCCTTGTCAAATAGTCAAGTGAAGGTTGACAAGTTAGATCTTTCACCG TCTTACGGGGAACTACTTGAGCAACTTAATGAGAAATCTTTCGAACTTGAG GTGAAGGTAGCAGATAACAGAGTAATACAAGAGCAGCTACAGGAAAAG ACAACTGAGTGCATGGAATTACAAGAGGCAGTTGCTTGCCTTAAAGAACATCTTTCCCAAGCTCTTCAAGCTAAGGATTCACTGTCAAATAGCATTATGATGCAGAATAGTTCAGGAGTAAACCATGAAGAACAACACAGTGATCAAGAAAAACCAGTTTCCAGGGATATCTCTGCTGAACAACTGCAAAAGGAACAGCAG TCACTTGAGCTTGGTGAGCTAAAGCAGAGGGTACATGAACTCACCGAAGTCAAGGCTCAACTCGAGGCTCGCAATCAGAAGCTATTAGAGGAAAGTACATATGCAAAAGGCTTGGCTTCGGCTGCAGGAGTGGAATTGAAAGCGTTGTCAGAAGAAGTGACCAAACTCATGAACCAAAATGAGAAGCTTGCTTCCGAGTTAACATCGCAGAGAAGTCCAACCCCTCGCAGAGTAAGCAATGGACCAAGAGGTACTGCTAGGCGAGAGAGCATGAGTAGACGAAATGAACCAGCAAGCAGAAGAGATGGCAATGCGAGAGAAGAGAGGGAGAGAGCGTTAGAAATCATCCTTGCAGAGAATGAACAAAAAGAAGCAGAACTCCAAAGGAAAGTCGAGGAATCAAAGCAAAAGGAGGCCTTCTTGGAGAGTGAGCTTGCAAACATGTGGGTTCTAGTGGCAAAATTGAAGAAGTCTCGTGGGGATGATGACCATGAGGATTTGGAGGCCAAATATAATGGCTCCTGA
- the LOC109748376 gene encoding allene oxide cyclase, chloroplastic gives MAAPPSSVSVRAGASVSAKLTPRQAARAGFGGRVSVSSGRKCGGPVRASLFSPKPAVAMDARPTKVQELHVYELNERDRESPAYLRLSAKQSQNALGDLVPFTNKVYNGSLDKRIGITAGICILIQHVPERNGDRYEAIYSIYFGDYGHIAVQGPYLTYEESYLAVTGGSGVFEGAYGQVKLNQIVFPFKIFYTFYLKGIPDLPKELLCAAPVPPSPTVEPTPAAKATEPHACLSNFTD, from the exons ATGGCAGCGCCCCCCTCCTCCGTGTCCGTCAGGGCCGGCGCGTCCGTCTCGGCGAAGCTGACCCCTCGCCAGGCCGCGAGGGCTGGGTTCGGTGGCAGGGTCAGCGTCAGCTCGGGCAGGAAGTGCGGCGGCCCCGTGCGGGCGTCGCTCTTCTCGCCCAAGCCCGCTGTGGCCATGGACGCGAGGCCGACCAAGGTGCAGGAGCTGCACGTCTACGAGCTCAACGAGCGCGACCGCGAGAGCCCCGCGTACCTCCGGCTGAGCGCCAAGCAGAGCCAGAACGCGCTCGGCGACCTCGTCCCCTTCACCAACAAG GTGTACAACGGGAGCCTGGACAAGCGGATCGGGATCACGGCGGGGATCTGCATCCTGATCCAGCACGTGCCGGAGCGCAACGGCGACCGCTACGAGGCCATCTACAGCATCTACTTCGGCGACTACGGCCACATCGCCGTGCAGGGGCCCTACCTCACCTACGAGGAGTCCTACCTCGCCGTCACCGGCGGCTCCGGCGTCTTCGAGGGCGCCTACGGCCAGGTCAAGCTCAACCAGATCGTCTTCCCCTTCAAGATCTTctacaccttctacctcaaggGCATCCCCGACCTGCCAAAGGAGCTGCTCTGCGCGGCGCCCGTCCCGCCCTCCCCCACCGTCGAGCCCACGCCCGCCGCCAAGGCCACCGAGCCACACGCATGCCTCAGCAACTTCACAGACTAG